A stretch of the Deinococcus aquaedulcis genome encodes the following:
- a CDS encoding signal peptidase II has translation MKWRPLLLVLALLVAEGLLKAWAVTTLEPGVNRPLLPGVLHLGFTLNPGMAWGLLGGFAAPLAVLRVLVGTGLVGALGLGRVPHRWIWPLALIAAGALGNGLDGLMRGAVVDYLTSPLLDTVSRLVSKAPFPIFNLSDVLVCAGTGALFVLAWRQDRRVHPRGSQPQS, from the coding sequence ATGAAGTGGCGTCCCCTCCTCCTGGTCCTGGCGCTCCTGGTCGCCGAAGGCCTCCTGAAAGCCTGGGCCGTCACCACCCTTGAGCCAGGGGTGAATCGCCCACTTCTTCCAGGTGTCCTTCACCTGGGCTTCACCCTGAATCCGGGCATGGCGTGGGGCCTGCTGGGCGGCTTTGCCGCGCCCCTGGCGGTGCTGCGGGTGCTCGTCGGCACCGGTCTCGTGGGCGCCCTGGGCCTGGGCCGTGTGCCCCACCGCTGGATCTGGCCCCTGGCCCTGATCGCAGCGGGCGCCCTGGGCAACGGCCTGGACGGGCTGATGCGGGGCGCCGTGGTGGATTACCTGACGTCACCCCTGCTGGACACCGTGTCCAGACTGGTGTCCAAAGCGCCTTTTCCCATCTTCAACCTGTCGGACGTGCTGGTGTGTGCTGGGACGGGGGCGCTCTTCGTGCTGGCCTGGCGCCAGGACCGCCGCGTTCACCCGCGTGGGTCGCAGCCGCAGTCATGA
- a CDS encoding glutaredoxin family protein has product MTAAKAPITLYTVPNCPDCHAVARLLSRCGAAYTERDLRQDPGALAALRQVTDVRVAPVTVVGEQVFFGTVDQQRPGLLAALKGTA; this is encoded by the coding sequence GTGACGGCCGCAAAGGCGCCCATCACCCTCTACACCGTGCCCAACTGCCCGGACTGCCACGCCGTCGCGCGGCTGCTCAGCCGCTGCGGGGCCGCGTACACCGAACGGGATCTGCGCCAGGACCCAGGCGCCCTGGCGGCGCTGCGCCAGGTCACCGACGTGCGGGTCGCCCCCGTCACCGTGGTGGGCGAGCAGGTCTTTTTCGGCACGGTGGACCAGCAGCGCCCGGGCCTGCTCGCCGCGCTCAAGGGCACCGCATGA
- a CDS encoding cation diffusion facilitator family transporter — translation MSDHGHSHGAAANARQLTLALLLTGSFLVVEVIYGLLSGSLALLSDAGHMLTDVMALALSLFALKIGQRAADRRRTFGYRRAEILAATVNAAALFAIGLYILVEAYGRLRAPVEVQTTPMLIVATLGLVVNLISARLLVQGSGDSLNMKSAYLEVMGDLLGSVAVIVGALLIRFTGQTWIDPVLGALIGLWVLPRTWQLLKASVNVLMEGVPDGLDLSALRSELAALPGVTDVHDLHVWSVSSGEHSLTAHLVSPAPPADLHARISEVASRHGIEHVTVQLEVPGAHRTANTHLHP, via the coding sequence ATGAGTGACCACGGCCACAGCCACGGCGCCGCTGCCAATGCCCGCCAACTCACGCTGGCGCTGCTCCTGACCGGCAGTTTCCTCGTCGTTGAGGTTATCTATGGCCTGCTCTCGGGCAGTCTGGCCCTGCTCTCGGATGCAGGCCACATGCTCACCGACGTGATGGCCCTGGCACTGTCGCTGTTCGCCCTGAAGATCGGCCAGCGGGCCGCGGATCGCCGCCGCACCTTCGGGTACCGCCGCGCGGAGATTCTGGCGGCCACAGTGAACGCGGCGGCCCTGTTCGCCATCGGGCTGTACATCCTCGTTGAGGCGTATGGACGGCTGCGGGCACCGGTCGAGGTGCAGACCACCCCCATGCTGATCGTGGCCACCTTAGGGCTTGTGGTGAACCTCATCAGTGCGCGCCTGCTGGTGCAGGGCAGCGGGGACAGCCTGAACATGAAGTCGGCCTACCTGGAGGTCATGGGTGACCTGCTGGGGTCAGTGGCCGTCATTGTGGGCGCGCTCCTGATCCGCTTCACCGGCCAGACCTGGATTGATCCGGTGCTCGGGGCGTTGATCGGCCTGTGGGTGTTGCCGAGAACCTGGCAGCTGCTCAAGGCGAGCGTGAATGTCCTGATGGAAGGGGTGCCGGACGGTCTGGACCTCAGCGCGCTGCGATCTGAACTCGCCGCCCTGCCAGGCGTGACGGACGTACACGACCTGCATGTGTGGAGCGTCAGCAGCGGCGAGCACAGCCTCACGGCGCATCTGGTCAGTCCGGCCCCACCTGCCGACCTGCACGCCCGGATCAGCGAAGTGGCCAGCCGGCACGGCATTGAGCACGTCACGGTGCAGCTTGAGGTGCCCGGGGCCCACCGCACGGCCAACACCCATCTTCACCCTTAA
- a CDS encoding DUF3105 domain-containing protein encodes MKRLLLLSLTVFLAACNQNGGEIEGVKSFKFEGGAHKPGRLEYAQRPPAGGEHNSAWQNCGVYERPIYDEYAVHSLEHGAVWVSYRPDLATSQVLQLREVLDGRTYTLLSPHETQKAPIVLSAWNKQLEVQDASDPRIKAFVQTYEQGGEAPEIGASCSGAYDDTV; translated from the coding sequence ATGAAACGACTCCTGCTGCTGTCCCTCACGGTCTTTCTCGCTGCTTGCAATCAGAACGGGGGTGAGATTGAGGGCGTCAAAAGTTTCAAGTTCGAGGGCGGCGCCCACAAGCCAGGCCGCCTGGAGTACGCGCAGCGCCCACCGGCGGGCGGGGAACACAACTCGGCCTGGCAGAACTGCGGCGTGTACGAACGGCCCATCTACGACGAGTACGCGGTGCACAGCCTGGAGCACGGGGCAGTCTGGGTGTCCTACCGGCCGGATCTGGCGACCAGTCAGGTGTTGCAACTCCGCGAGGTCCTGGACGGCCGGACTTACACCCTGCTCTCGCCCCACGAGACGCAAAAGGCCCCCATCGTCCTCAGTGCGTGGAACAAGCAACTGGAGGTGCAGGACGCCTCGGATCCCCGGATCAAAGCGTTCGTCCAGACCTACGAGCAGGGCGGTGAAGCACCAGAGATAGGAGCCTCATGCAGCGGCGCGTACGACGACACCGTCTGA
- a CDS encoding ArsR/SmtB family transcription factor, whose protein sequence is MRTASQDDVCEVTCLHPEAVQLARTHQPEDVCIEDAAAFLKLMADPTRLKILSALKTTELCVCDLAAVVGISESAVSHQLRLLRTGRIVTFRKEGRIAYYRLLDHHVTTTIRNALDHATE, encoded by the coding sequence ATGAGAACCGCCTCTCAAGACGACGTGTGCGAAGTGACCTGTCTGCATCCGGAGGCCGTCCAACTGGCGCGCACCCACCAACCGGAGGACGTCTGCATTGAGGACGCAGCCGCCTTTTTGAAACTGATGGCGGACCCCACCCGGCTCAAGATTCTGAGTGCGCTGAAGACGACTGAGCTGTGCGTGTGTGATCTGGCAGCGGTGGTGGGCATCAGCGAGAGTGCCGTTAGTCATCAGCTGCGCCTCCTGCGCACCGGCCGCATCGTCACGTTCCGCAAGGAAGGCCGCATTGCCTATTACCGGCTCCTCGATCACCATGTCACGACCACCATCCGTAATGCCCTGGATCACGCGACCGAGTAA
- a CDS encoding SCO family protein, whose protein sequence is MTSDSLPLAQAPRSWQRSLTLALLAVAALLSLALLYTRLRNPQALLGTAYPPGTAAPPLAGTGDDGRPLALADFKGKTVAVFFGFLNCPNICPTTLAALERVRQTLPERQRTDFVSLLVTVDPGRDTPAELRSYVRYFSPDARGLVIPKTPLRQAAAAWGVGFEYSNVTAPDRYDVNHTTGVYLVDKEGNRRVVWDYTQLNLTDRIAADVRTVMQ, encoded by the coding sequence ATGACGTCTGACTCCCTGCCCCTCGCACAGGCCCCCCGGTCCTGGCAGCGCTCGCTGACCCTGGCGCTGCTGGCGGTGGCGGCCCTGCTGTCCCTGGCGCTGCTGTACACCCGGCTGCGCAACCCGCAGGCCCTCCTCGGTACGGCCTATCCGCCCGGCACCGCGGCCCCGCCCCTGGCCGGGACCGGTGACGACGGTCGTCCCCTGGCCCTGGCTGATTTCAAAGGCAAAACGGTGGCCGTCTTTTTCGGCTTCCTGAACTGCCCAAATATCTGCCCCACCACCCTGGCGGCCCTGGAACGGGTGCGGCAGACACTCCCAGAGCGGCAGCGCACAGATTTTGTGAGTTTGCTCGTTACGGTTGATCCTGGGCGGGACACGCCAGCGGAACTGCGCTCATACGTCCGCTACTTCAGCCCAGACGCCCGCGGTCTGGTGATCCCCAAAACGCCGCTGCGCCAGGCGGCAGCCGCCTGGGGCGTCGGGTTTGAGTATTCGAATGTCACGGCGCCCGACCGCTACGACGTGAATCACACGACCGGTGTCTATCTGGTTGACAAAGAGGGCAACCGGCGAGTGGTGTGGGATTACACGCAGCTCAACCTCACGGACCGGATTGCGGCGGACGTGCGGACGGTGATGCAGTGA
- a CDS encoding DUF305 domain-containing protein translates to MQRRVRRHRLIRWAGAALATAALGAGLAVAWPAPPREPSADVTFARDMAAHHAQAVTMSVSLLRRAADPEVRLLAQDILLTQQAQIGQMQGWLMAWGRPLAGREAPMKGMDRSAMGMASAADEAALNTLPVVTAETRYLLLMRRHHQGGVAMAKAALNAVRRPEVRAFAKRVVSAQTTEIQAIDAMLRARKVSVPPPAPSHSMDTVDHE, encoded by the coding sequence ATGCAGCGGCGCGTACGACGACACCGTCTGATTCGCTGGGCAGGTGCGGCGCTGGCCACCGCCGCACTGGGTGCCGGCCTGGCCGTCGCCTGGCCGGCGCCGCCCCGCGAGCCCAGTGCGGACGTGACCTTCGCCCGCGATATGGCGGCCCACCACGCCCAGGCCGTGACCATGAGTGTCAGCCTCCTGAGGCGCGCGGCCGACCCCGAAGTGCGCCTGCTGGCCCAGGACATCCTGCTGACCCAGCAGGCGCAGATTGGGCAGATGCAGGGCTGGTTGATGGCCTGGGGCCGGCCGCTGGCTGGTCGGGAGGCGCCCATGAAGGGCATGGACCGGTCGGCCATGGGCATGGCGTCAGCGGCCGACGAGGCCGCGCTGAACACCCTGCCCGTGGTCACCGCCGAGACCCGGTATCTGCTGCTGATGCGCCGCCATCATCAGGGCGGGGTGGCCATGGCAAAGGCGGCCCTGAACGCGGTGCGCCGCCCGGAGGTGCGGGCGTTTGCGAAGCGGGTCGTGAGCGCTCAGACCACAGAAATTCAGGCCATCGACGCGATGCTCAGGGCCCGCAAAGTCAGCGTTCCGCCACCCGCCCCGTCCCACTCGATGGACACGGTGGATCATGAGTGA